A stretch of Gemmatimonas aurantiaca T-27 DNA encodes these proteins:
- a CDS encoding sensor histidine kinase translates to MASPTQPLTIADEGLRLRRVTRILFAAVWIIPAVLASLQMTLVGDASGAHYGIGTALIWQGSTWLLWSLWSQLILTLVDRVKLDTARLLPWLTVHIVASALVCIIDVFVIAWLDHVFGAVGQVTSYAFTLRVVLVNHLDFQVVLYWAVLGAAYMVEFVRRYRERDRAATELEQKLARTQLEALRMQLNPHFLFNALNSVAELMEMDVREAQRTLTRVSDLLRLSLRSAGQPMIPVWQEIELVELYLQIARVRYGAGLEADITVDPSIVDDMVPSFLMQPLVENALKHGLAPGHRDQCIEVRVGRQGSTIEIVVQDNGKGLDGLLTTSGRFLAAVPSVDGLGIGLTNTRSRLTMLYGDRYAFRMSNLPTGGCRVEIRLPMEPR, encoded by the coding sequence ATGGCTTCTCCCACTCAGCCGTTGACGATTGCCGACGAAGGCCTGCGCCTCCGTCGGGTGACTCGCATTCTGTTTGCCGCCGTCTGGATCATCCCGGCGGTGCTCGCGTCCCTGCAGATGACGCTGGTGGGCGATGCCTCGGGTGCCCACTACGGCATCGGCACCGCCCTGATCTGGCAAGGCTCCACCTGGCTGCTGTGGAGCCTGTGGTCGCAACTGATCCTGACGCTCGTCGACCGGGTGAAGCTCGACACCGCTCGCCTGCTGCCGTGGCTGACCGTGCACATCGTCGCCAGCGCGCTGGTGTGCATCATCGACGTGTTTGTCATCGCCTGGCTCGACCACGTCTTTGGCGCGGTGGGTCAGGTGACCAGCTACGCCTTCACGCTGCGGGTCGTGCTGGTCAACCACCTCGACTTCCAGGTGGTGCTGTACTGGGCCGTATTGGGCGCCGCCTACATGGTGGAGTTCGTGCGCCGCTACCGTGAGCGCGATCGCGCCGCCACCGAACTCGAACAGAAGCTCGCGCGGACCCAACTCGAAGCCCTGCGCATGCAGCTCAATCCGCACTTCCTGTTCAACGCCCTCAACTCGGTGGCCGAGCTGATGGAGATGGACGTGCGGGAAGCCCAGCGCACGCTCACCCGCGTCAGCGATCTGCTGCGCCTGTCGTTGCGTTCGGCCGGCCAGCCGATGATTCCCGTCTGGCAGGAGATCGAGCTCGTGGAGCTCTATCTGCAGATCGCGCGCGTGCGGTACGGCGCCGGCCTCGAAGCCGACATCACGGTCGACCCGTCCATTGTCGACGACATGGTGCCCAGCTTCCTGATGCAGCCGCTGGTGGAAAACGCCCTCAAGCACGGATTGGCACCGGGTCATCGGGATCAATGCATTGAGGTCAGGGTGGGACGGCAGGGGAGCACGATCGAGATCGTAGTGCAAGACAACGGCAAGGGTCTGGATGGTTTACTGACCACGAGCGGCAGATTTCTTGCCGCGGTCCCTTCGGTGGACGGGCTCGGGATCGGTCTCACGAATACCCGATCCCGCCTCACCATGCTCTATGGCGACCGGTATGCGTTTCGTATGAGCAACCTGCCCACCGGCGGATGTCGCGTGGAAATCCGGTTGCCGATGGAGCCGCGCTAG
- a CDS encoding tetratricopeptide repeat protein: protein MSSNVNGVPGLRGTPITPATSTRPVGGARAVVRVTPTVSTERIGTDGPLSRSGLPLDALFETADLLETREPLPRGATAMGLAQARTALLRQLPGDALAALDDVWSGAQRSEEGWYLRAGALTVLGLPGEGERVASEGLDLRPTSLALRYLQSVTRAMTGDWSGARAALTNALDAAPEDPVLRLQQAVVLARQGHLSDASEIVAAVQQQFVDHPAVGWARAVLRTVATDRARRESRETISADDEGFASVVSFIDLPADDEPISRTTPRDTTRAAGPGLDDEIDAAAVDESVRWSPTDGGDLVEHAFASLGARLVRRPEGLPTADMRVLMRALSAGGTLMGSCTPEQAHAARTLIGQLLDATRHLEASTVMRPTPSVGLAALLAALRRHDPAEALRLWQRSSIAVAPGARRLVQALLDGARGGPDQAAESSPQRGRTDTGVDWTMSSAGIVRNERDGAALLPVRFGLSLLTDAPEVRSDAADLAGAPSAAANSVMYTPGAGFEGIRDGRAFTPRTPGMGVASDLVVQGEATGLGWGGARAADLLQGPQQRETEAAGARIAAVLCVVLAVGASVVGFNAVAIALAVGAAWLGMRRSTAGSFRANDRR from the coding sequence ATGTCCTCCAACGTGAACGGCGTCCCCGGCCTTCGGGGCACACCGATTACACCGGCCACGTCTACGCGGCCGGTCGGAGGCGCACGCGCGGTTGTTCGGGTTACCCCGACGGTATCGACCGAACGGATCGGGACAGACGGACCGCTGTCGCGCAGTGGGCTTCCGCTGGATGCGCTGTTCGAGACGGCGGATCTGCTCGAGACGCGCGAACCCCTTCCGCGTGGGGCCACCGCGATGGGGCTCGCGCAGGCACGGACCGCCTTGCTGCGTCAACTCCCGGGGGACGCGCTGGCGGCGCTCGACGATGTTTGGAGCGGCGCTCAGCGCAGTGAGGAGGGGTGGTACCTCCGCGCCGGAGCCCTGACCGTGCTGGGGTTGCCTGGCGAAGGCGAACGGGTGGCCAGCGAAGGGTTGGACCTGCGACCCACCTCGCTCGCGCTGCGCTATCTGCAATCGGTCACCCGCGCCATGACGGGAGACTGGTCCGGTGCGCGGGCCGCCCTCACCAACGCCCTCGACGCGGCGCCTGAGGACCCGGTGCTGCGTTTGCAGCAGGCGGTGGTGCTGGCCCGCCAGGGGCATCTCAGTGACGCCAGCGAGATCGTTGCGGCGGTTCAGCAGCAATTTGTCGATCACCCGGCCGTCGGATGGGCGCGGGCGGTGCTGCGCACCGTGGCCACCGATCGCGCACGCCGCGAGTCCCGCGAAACGATCTCCGCCGACGATGAGGGGTTTGCGTCGGTGGTGTCGTTCATCGACCTGCCCGCCGACGACGAACCGATCAGCCGTACCACGCCCCGCGACACGACCCGCGCGGCTGGGCCGGGTCTGGACGACGAGATCGATGCCGCCGCAGTGGATGAATCCGTGCGCTGGTCACCCACCGACGGTGGCGACCTGGTGGAGCATGCCTTCGCGTCATTGGGGGCGCGCCTGGTGCGGCGTCCCGAGGGGCTTCCCACCGCCGATATGCGGGTACTCATGCGCGCGCTTTCGGCGGGCGGCACACTGATGGGCAGTTGCACACCGGAGCAGGCGCACGCGGCGCGTACCCTGATCGGTCAATTGCTCGATGCCACCCGGCACCTGGAGGCCAGTACGGTGATGCGGCCAACGCCCTCGGTGGGACTGGCCGCCCTGCTGGCCGCCCTCCGTCGCCATGATCCGGCCGAGGCCCTGCGTCTCTGGCAGCGGTCGAGCATTGCCGTGGCGCCAGGGGCACGTCGTCTGGTGCAGGCGTTGCTGGATGGCGCGCGCGGCGGCCCGGATCAGGCAGCCGAGTCCTCGCCACAGCGCGGACGCACGGACACCGGGGTGGACTGGACGATGTCTTCCGCCGGCATTGTGCGGAACGAGCGGGATGGAGCGGCCCTGCTGCCGGTCCGGTTCGGGTTGTCTCTCCTGACGGACGCTCCCGAAGTGCGTTCCGATGCGGCGGACCTGGCCGGTGCCCCCAGCGCGGCGGCCAACAGCGTGATGTACACACCCGGCGCCGGATTCGAAGGCATCCGGGACGGGCGGGCGTTCACTCCCCGTACGCCCGGTATGGGCGTCGCCAGCGACTTGGTGGTGCAGGGTGAAGCCACCGGCCTCGGGTGGGGTGGGGCACGGGCGGCCGATCTGCTGCAGGGGCCTCAGCAACGGGAAACCGAGGCGGCCGGCGCCCGCATCGCGGCGGTGCTCTGCGTGGTGCTGGCGGTGGGCGCGAGTGTGGTCGGATTCAACGCCGTGGCCATCGCGTTGGCGGTGGGGGCGGCGTGGCTGGGTATGCGGCGCAGTACAGCGGGCAGTTTTCGAGCGAACGATCGCCGCTGA
- a CDS encoding deoxyhypusine synthase family protein → MTQSSAAPVSAFLRHHYRHFNAAALIDASDAYVRHLDQGGKMMVTLAGAMSTAELGLSLAEMIRQDKVHAITCTGANLEEDIYNLVAHDHYERVPNYRDLTPEQEQGLLERHFNRVTDTCIPEAEAIRRIEKAILDEWTAADQKGERYFPHEFMYRILLSGKLEQYYQIDPKNSWMLAAAQKNLPIIVPGWEDSTTGNIFASHVIDGNIKNVHTVRSGIEYMMYLAEHYTEVTKTASLGFFQIGGGIAGDFPICVVPMLHQDLQRTEVPLWGYFCQISDSTTSYGSYSGAVPNEKITWGKLGIETPKYIIESDASIVAPLVFALVLGW, encoded by the coding sequence ATGACCCAGTCTTCTGCTGCGCCGGTTTCGGCGTTTCTCCGTCATCACTACCGGCACTTCAATGCCGCGGCATTGATCGATGCCAGTGATGCATATGTCCGCCACCTCGACCAGGGTGGCAAGATGATGGTGACGCTCGCCGGTGCGATGAGCACGGCGGAGCTTGGCCTGTCCCTCGCGGAGATGATCCGCCAGGACAAGGTGCACGCCATCACCTGTACCGGTGCGAATCTCGAGGAGGACATCTACAACCTCGTCGCACACGATCACTACGAGCGGGTTCCCAACTACCGCGACCTGACGCCGGAACAGGAGCAGGGACTGCTCGAGCGTCACTTCAATCGTGTGACGGACACCTGCATTCCCGAAGCGGAAGCGATCCGGCGCATCGAGAAGGCCATCCTCGATGAATGGACGGCGGCCGACCAGAAGGGGGAGCGGTATTTCCCGCACGAGTTCATGTATCGCATCCTGCTGAGCGGGAAGCTCGAGCAGTATTACCAGATCGATCCGAAGAACTCGTGGATGCTGGCCGCGGCGCAGAAGAACCTGCCCATCATCGTGCCGGGCTGGGAAGACTCGACCACGGGCAACATCTTCGCGTCGCACGTGATCGATGGCAACATCAAGAACGTGCACACGGTGCGCAGTGGCATCGAGTACATGATGTATCTCGCGGAGCACTACACCGAAGTCACGAAGACGGCGTCGCTGGGCTTCTTCCAGATCGGCGGCGGCATCGCGGGCGACTTCCCGATCTGCGTGGTGCCGATGCTGCATCAGGATCTGCAGCGCACGGAAGTGCCGCTGTGGGGCTACTTCTGCCAGATCAGCGATTCGACCACGTCGTATGGTTCGTATTCCGGCGCGGTGCCGAACGAAAAGATCACGTGGGGCAAACTCGGCATCGAAACGCCGAAGTACATCATCGAGAGCGATGCGAGTATTGTCGCGCCGCTGGTGTTTGCATTGGTGCTCGGCTGGTAA
- a CDS encoding LytR/AlgR family response regulator transcription factor: protein MSVRVLIVDDEALARQRVRRLLQNEADVEVVGEAESGHEAVGLIRELQPDLVCLDVQMPGLDGFGVLRELEGGHVPMVLFITAYDEHAQRAFDVHAVDYVLKPVDADRFRSAFDKARRQRAHAVAAERLGELLETVRRLADGNSDNATSLLGSTLGGALGLGGAGSGGTALAPAPTAGATSTQGGGAGRYASRILVKQDGRMFFVKTTEIDWIEADRNYVRLHVGKQAHTIRERISHLEETLDPRVFARIHRSTIVNLNRVREMQQWFSGDYVVILEDGTRLRLSRHYRDRVEKQVGV, encoded by the coding sequence GTGAGCGTTCGAGTCCTGATCGTCGATGACGAGGCATTGGCCCGTCAGCGTGTGCGGCGCCTGCTGCAGAACGAGGCGGATGTGGAAGTGGTGGGCGAGGCAGAGAGTGGCCACGAGGCCGTCGGGCTGATTCGCGAGTTGCAGCCGGATCTGGTCTGCCTCGATGTGCAGATGCCTGGCCTGGACGGGTTTGGCGTGTTGCGCGAACTCGAGGGCGGCCATGTGCCGATGGTCCTGTTCATCACCGCCTACGATGAACATGCGCAGCGGGCCTTCGACGTCCACGCCGTGGACTACGTGCTCAAGCCGGTGGACGCGGATCGTTTCCGTTCGGCGTTCGACAAGGCGCGTCGCCAGCGTGCGCACGCCGTCGCTGCCGAACGGCTGGGTGAGTTGCTGGAAACGGTGCGTCGTCTGGCCGATGGCAACAGCGACAACGCGACGTCGTTGCTGGGCAGCACCCTCGGTGGTGCGCTGGGTCTGGGCGGAGCCGGCAGTGGCGGCACGGCGCTCGCGCCGGCGCCGACGGCCGGTGCTACGAGCACGCAGGGCGGCGGAGCCGGACGGTATGCCAGCCGCATCCTGGTGAAACAGGATGGCCGGATGTTCTTCGTGAAGACCACCGAAATCGACTGGATCGAAGCGGACCGGAACTACGTGCGGTTGCACGTGGGCAAGCAGGCGCACACGATCCGCGAGCGGATCAGTCATCTCGAAGAGACGCTCGATCCGCGTGTGTTTGCGCGCATTCACCGCTCCACGATCGTGAACCTCAATCGGGTGCGCGAGATGCAGCAGTGGTTCTCCGGTGACTATGTGGTGATTCTCGAAGACGGCACCCGCCTGCGTCTGAGCCGCCACTATCGGGATCGCGTGGAGAAGCAGGTCGGCGTCTGA
- a CDS encoding LysM peptidoglycan-binding domain-containing protein has protein sequence MNASPTLTPPTRNWLRAGASAPAPRRQRSVWVRVLVALTSTTAVFATAGVVAAAAVIPPVGARRTARDAALREIGAQVGTGEQIVAQAFASQRRWTDMWRESFGVVVATDRRLLYVGAPPTPLLKPRDDGPLELLVESYPYDAAFTLEPRTIWRGRGRGLVLRTPAAQVDFIVDDRSWVSAQRVAVASAKARGVVSREIEQLDATLRAPAPVAAEYVFHVVRRGETLTGLARRFGTSPDVLRQLNQLSQDGIRVGQRLRVPKVDVEDSTATP, from the coding sequence ATGAACGCCTCCCCCACCCTCACTCCCCCTACACGCAACTGGTTGCGTGCTGGTGCCTCGGCGCCGGCCCCCCGCCGTCAGCGCAGTGTCTGGGTACGTGTGCTGGTGGCCCTGACCAGTACCACGGCGGTGTTTGCGACAGCCGGTGTAGTGGCCGCGGCGGCCGTGATTCCTCCCGTTGGCGCACGTCGTACGGCCCGCGACGCCGCGCTACGGGAGATCGGCGCCCAAGTGGGGACCGGCGAGCAGATTGTCGCACAGGCGTTTGCCTCACAACGCCGCTGGACGGACATGTGGCGCGAATCGTTCGGGGTGGTGGTGGCCACCGATCGCCGGCTGCTGTACGTGGGGGCTCCTCCCACCCCGCTGCTCAAGCCCCGGGATGACGGCCCCCTCGAACTGCTCGTGGAGAGTTATCCCTACGACGCGGCGTTCACTCTCGAGCCCCGCACGATCTGGCGTGGTCGGGGACGGGGTCTCGTGTTGCGCACACCGGCCGCGCAAGTCGACTTCATTGTCGACGACCGCAGTTGGGTCAGCGCCCAGCGTGTCGCGGTGGCCAGCGCCAAGGCCCGCGGGGTGGTATCGCGTGAGATCGAACAACTCGATGCGACCTTGCGCGCGCCGGCGCCAGTCGCAGCGGAGTACGTCTTCCACGTCGTGCGGCGTGGGGAAACGCTGACCGGACTGGCCAGGCGTTTTGGCACATCACCGGATGTCCTGCGCCAACTCAATCAACTCTCGCAGGACGGCATTCGGGTCGGGCAGCGACTGCGGGTGCCCAAGGTCGACGTGGAAGATTCCACGGCAACGCCGTAA
- a CDS encoding sodium:solute symporter family transporter — translation MTAFAPVATFLALQQASSIPDDARPVIAGVGIAYFVVVAIIGIWATRRTRSASDFFVAGQGIGMFTLAISAMAATLSGFAFIGGPGLVYTLGLGAVFIILPASLTNTMGAWMLAKRLRLLAEVREMITIPDAIGARYSSPAAQGLSAVAIILAVVSYMATNLLALGLVVDATFHVGLGTAIWIGTLVVLAYSVSGGILAGIYNDVFQGALMAGASTLVFWLALDSAGGLSQISRTLLAHDPVLLSPWGKLSPLAALSFFFVFGLGAIGQPHVAHKYFMLRDARKLKWYPTMMTIALTLTLLLFVGVGLAMKALVLQGRAAPLLRADDATPAFLLQFTPVPLAALVFAAVAAAIMSTVNSFMSIGAAAFTHDLPVAFGWRVRDELRWGRIWTVVITLVSAAVAQWSGAVVAFLGIFGWGLFASTLVPALAIGLNWKGATRAGALWSIATGMVVTLGLETLAYFKTFTFPAGVTATAIALVASLLVFFAVSWASRGPADGGIPLDVQAVMDA, via the coding sequence GTGACCGCGTTTGCACCGGTCGCGACGTTCCTGGCGTTGCAGCAAGCGTCGAGTATTCCCGACGACGCGCGCCCCGTCATCGCCGGTGTCGGTATCGCCTACTTCGTTGTCGTGGCGATCATCGGCATCTGGGCCACCCGCCGTACCCGATCGGCATCCGACTTTTTTGTGGCCGGTCAGGGCATCGGCATGTTCACGTTGGCCATTTCGGCCATGGCGGCCACGCTCTCCGGTTTTGCATTCATCGGTGGTCCTGGCCTGGTGTACACACTGGGACTGGGGGCGGTGTTCATCATCCTGCCGGCGTCACTCACCAACACCATGGGCGCGTGGATGCTGGCCAAGCGTCTGCGTCTGCTGGCGGAAGTCCGGGAGATGATCACCATCCCTGACGCCATCGGCGCACGATATTCCTCACCCGCTGCGCAGGGGCTTTCTGCGGTCGCGATCATTCTGGCGGTGGTGAGTTACATGGCCACCAATCTGCTGGCCCTCGGTCTCGTGGTGGACGCGACGTTTCATGTGGGGCTGGGCACGGCCATCTGGATCGGCACGCTCGTGGTCCTGGCGTACTCGGTATCTGGCGGCATTCTGGCGGGCATCTACAACGATGTGTTTCAGGGCGCTCTCATGGCGGGTGCCTCGACACTGGTCTTCTGGCTGGCGCTCGATAGCGCGGGCGGACTGTCACAGATCTCGCGCACGTTGCTGGCCCACGATCCGGTGCTGCTTTCCCCATGGGGCAAGCTGTCGCCGCTGGCGGCGCTGTCGTTCTTCTTTGTGTTTGGCTTGGGAGCCATTGGCCAACCACATGTTGCGCACAAGTACTTCATGCTGCGGGATGCGCGGAAGCTCAAGTGGTATCCCACGATGATGACCATCGCCCTCACCCTCACGCTGTTGCTGTTCGTGGGTGTCGGGTTGGCGATGAAAGCGTTGGTACTGCAGGGCCGGGCGGCACCGTTGCTGCGTGCGGACGATGCCACGCCGGCGTTTCTGCTGCAGTTCACGCCCGTGCCGTTGGCGGCGCTGGTGTTCGCAGCGGTGGCCGCCGCCATCATGAGCACGGTGAACTCTTTCATGAGCATCGGAGCCGCGGCATTCACCCATGACTTGCCGGTGGCCTTCGGGTGGCGCGTGCGCGACGAACTGCGATGGGGCCGCATCTGGACCGTGGTGATCACGCTCGTATCCGCGGCGGTGGCACAATGGTCCGGCGCGGTGGTGGCCTTTCTCGGCATTTTTGGATGGGGACTCTTTGCCTCCACGCTCGTGCCGGCGCTGGCCATCGGTCTCAATTGGAAGGGGGCCACGCGGGCCGGCGCGCTCTGGTCCATCGCCACGGGCATGGTGGTCACGCTCGGACTCGAGACGCTGGCCTACTTCAAGACGTTCACATTCCCCGCCGGTGTGACGGCCACCGCGATCGCACTGGTGGCGTCGCTGCTGGTGTTCTTCGCCGTGTCCTGGGCTTCGCGCGGACCGGCCGATGGCGGCATTCCGCTCGATGTACAGGCCGTGATGGATGCCTGA
- a CDS encoding SIMPL domain-containing protein translates to MTSDASSRSATPIAAAILALGVLAGGFLIGNGFARMRTADRTVSVKGVSEREAQADLAIWPLRLVATDDDLARANASLERNVEQVRAFLKQHGLDSAGTEITMQEFSVQDGRTMGGYGNSARYVIRQTLVVRSTRVDVVQAASQRVPELVRNGVVLSSGQEYGGGGPTFVFTKLNDLKPAMIAEATARAREGAEQFAKDSKSSLSGIRTASQGVFEILPRDQAMGISEESQVVKRVRVVTTVVYGLDR, encoded by the coding sequence ATGACATCCGACGCATCCTCCCGTAGTGCCACGCCGATCGCCGCCGCCATCCTCGCCCTGGGCGTGCTGGCGGGAGGATTTCTGATCGGCAATGGGTTCGCCCGCATGCGCACCGCCGACCGTACGGTGTCCGTGAAAGGCGTGTCGGAACGGGAAGCGCAGGCCGATCTGGCCATCTGGCCGTTGCGCCTCGTCGCCACCGACGACGACCTGGCGCGTGCCAATGCGTCGCTCGAGCGCAACGTCGAACAGGTGCGTGCTTTCTTGAAGCAACACGGGCTCGATTCGGCCGGCACGGAAATCACGATGCAGGAGTTCTCCGTGCAGGACGGTCGCACCATGGGCGGTTACGGCAACAGCGCGCGCTATGTCATCCGGCAAACCCTCGTCGTGCGTTCCACGCGCGTGGACGTGGTGCAGGCCGCGAGTCAGCGCGTACCGGAGCTGGTGCGCAACGGCGTGGTCCTGTCGTCGGGTCAGGAATACGGCGGTGGCGGACCGACGTTTGTCTTCACCAAGCTCAACGACCTCAAGCCGGCCATGATCGCCGAAGCCACGGCCCGGGCCCGCGAAGGGGCCGAGCAGTTCGCCAAGGATTCCAAGAGCTCACTCAGCGGCATTCGCACAGCGAGTCAGGGCGTCTTCGAGATTCTCCCCCGCGACCAGGCCATGGGTATCAGCGAGGAAAGTCAGGTGGTCAAGCGCGTACGGGTGGTGACGACCGTGGTGTACGGTCTCGATCGTTGA
- a CDS encoding alpha/beta hydrolase, with product MAASWQSFWVERLVRVRMRPHALRPIDPQWVRTNMGRPRVARRLMARATGARYAHLPPQHTWVGGERLEGATYAQAQGPTVLYLHGGGFIGCSPETHRSLAGALAQRLEAQVFVPAYRLAPEHQYPYALDDALGAYRYLLEQRQVDPSRLIVAGDSAGGGLALAMLLAARDRGWPLPAAIVTYSPWTDLAATGASLEENSDRCAMFAAVTIRRAAAFYLGEADPRSPYVSPLYGDFSGFPPMLVHASTDEVLRDDSVRLTEYARAVGVDVELRLWPRVPHVWQFFSGVLPEARESLADTQRFVRNHLRSRQP from the coding sequence ATGGCGGCGAGTTGGCAGTCTTTCTGGGTTGAACGTCTCGTGCGGGTGCGCATGCGCCCGCACGCGCTGCGTCCGATTGATCCGCAGTGGGTGCGCACCAACATGGGCCGCCCACGCGTGGCGCGGCGCCTGATGGCGCGCGCCACCGGTGCCCGGTATGCGCACCTGCCACCCCAGCACACGTGGGTTGGCGGTGAACGCCTCGAAGGCGCCACCTATGCCCAGGCGCAAGGGCCGACCGTGCTGTATCTGCATGGGGGAGGCTTCATTGGTTGCTCGCCGGAGACGCATCGTTCGCTCGCCGGCGCGTTGGCGCAGCGGTTGGAGGCGCAGGTCTTTGTGCCGGCGTACCGACTGGCACCTGAGCACCAATATCCGTATGCGCTCGACGATGCCTTGGGGGCGTACCGCTATCTCCTCGAACAGCGGCAGGTCGACCCGTCCCGATTGATCGTGGCCGGAGATTCCGCAGGGGGAGGGCTGGCGTTGGCGATGCTGCTGGCCGCGCGGGATCGCGGCTGGCCGTTGCCGGCGGCGATCGTGACTTACTCGCCGTGGACGGATCTGGCAGCCACCGGCGCGTCGCTCGAAGAGAACAGTGATCGCTGTGCGATGTTCGCGGCCGTCACCATCCGACGAGCGGCGGCGTTCTATCTCGGCGAGGCGGACCCACGGTCTCCCTATGTGTCGCCGTTGTACGGAGACTTCTCCGGCTTTCCGCCCATGCTGGTGCATGCCAGCACCGACGAAGTATTGCGCGATGATTCCGTGCGTCTGACCGAATACGCGCGTGCCGTTGGCGTCGACGTGGAGCTCCGGCTCTGGCCCCGCGTGCCGCATGTGTGGCAGTTCTTTTCCGGAGTGCTGCCCGAGGCGCGGGAATCGCTGGCCGACACGCAACGGTTTGTGCGGAATCACCTCCGTTCGCGTCAGCCATAG